A single window of Gossypium hirsutum isolate 1008001.06 chromosome A10, Gossypium_hirsutum_v2.1, whole genome shotgun sequence DNA harbors:
- the LOC107925102 gene encoding uncharacterized protein, translating into MSVLKRSYGYSKVNKEDPDEIIHRRAQFLIYKVLEQADSRRKPSFFRIKLCRLKLKIGRKLKKLKKTAMVSISGLRVDVYKQVFNQLKTWRRLLNRGGNDHGTITAAIHRPLLT; encoded by the coding sequence ATGTCTGTTTTGAAGAGATCATATGGTTATTCAAAGGTGAATAAAGAAGACCCAGATGAGATAATCCATAGACGAGCTCAGTTCTTGATTTACAAAGTGCTAGAACAAGCTGATTCTAGAAGAAAACCATCGTTCTTTCGAATCAAATTATGTAGGCTGAAGCTGAAGATTGGTAGAAAATTGAAGAAGTTGAAGAAAACTGCGATGGTTAGTATTTCTGGTTTAAGAGTTGATGTTTACAAACAGGTTTTTAATCAGTTGAAAACTTGGAGACGATTGCTTAACCGTGGTGGTAATGATCATGGAACCATTACTGCTGCCATTCATCGTCCTTTGCTCACTTAA